The DNA segment ATTACGAGTCAACCAGTAGCTCCACAGGATCGGCCAGTATTTCCGTGACCTTCAAGCCGGGTACTGATCCTGATATGGCTCAAGTGGATGTACAGAATCGTATCAAAAAAGCTGAATCACGCCTGCCGCAAGAAGTCACAGACCAAGGCCTGGAAGTTGAACAGGCCAACTCGGGCTTCTTGATGGTTTACACCCTGAAGTACAAGGAAACTGGTGACAATGATGACCCGCAGCGTTTGGCGGATATCATGGCCAGAAATGTTAACAATGAAGTTCGACGTGTCGATGGTGTCGGCACACTCCAATTCTTTGCTTCAGAAAGCGCTATGCGCGTTTGGGTGGACCCACAAAAACTGCTCAGTTACGACCTGTCAATCACTGACGTCAACAATGCCATTGCCGCCCAGAATGTTCAGGTGCCTGCAGGCAGTTTCGGCGGACGTCCCGTTGCATCCGAACAGGAAATCATGGCGACTTTCACCGTTCAGGGCATGCTTGAAACACCTGAGGAATTCGGCAGAATTCTTCTGCGCGGTAATATAGGTGGTTCCAGTGTCCACTTATCCGACGTGGCACGAATTGAGATCGGCCCCGAGTCCTATAATATTGTCTCGCGGCTTGACGGCATCCCCACAGCAGCGGCTGCCGTGCAGCTGGCTCCCGGAGCCAATGCTCTGGATACTGTTCTTCGCGTCAGAGCCAGATTGGATGAGCTGAGCAAAACACTGCCAGAGGATGTGGAGTTCTCCATTCCGTTCGACTCCTCCAAATTCGTTGACGCGGCTATCGAGAAGGTTGTTCACACACTGATCGAAGCTGTTGTCCTCGTCTTTCTGGTCATGTTCCTCTTTCTGCAAAATTTCCGATATACCCTCATTCCTTCCATCGTTGTCCCTGTCTGCGTGCTGGGCACATTTGGAGTCATGTCGGTTTTAGGCTTTTCCATAAACATGATGACCATGTTCGGCATGGTCCTCGCCATCGGAATTCTCGTTGATGACGCTATTGTTGTCGTGGAAAATGTCGAACGGATCATGTCAACGGAAGGATTGCCTCCCAAGGAAGCGACCATTAAGGCCATGGGACAAATTTCAGGAGCGATTATCGGTATCACGCTGGTGCTTTCCGCTGTCTTCTTTCCACTTGCCTTCATGAGTGGGTCTGTTGGTGTCATCTATCGACAGTTTGCCATTTCGGTCGCCACATCCATTCTGATCTCCGGCTTCCTCGCACTCACCATGACCCCTGCCCTCTGCGCAACCATTTTAAAACCTGTTTCGAAAGGACATCATGAAGCGCAAGCCGGCTTTTTTGGCTGGTTCAACCATCTTTTCGATCGGTTGGGAAAACGCTATGAATGGATTACAGGAAAGCTTGTCTCTCGAACCGCACGCTGCATGGTCATATACGCAGCACTGCTGACGGCTCTCGGTTTTGCCTACCTGAATCTCCCTGAATCCTTTGTTCCGGCAGAAGACCAGGGAAACATGTACGTCACAGTCCAATTGCCGCCTGGAGCAACCTATTCCCGCACTCTTTCAGTCACTGAAGGCATTGAATCCTATCTCAAGTCCAGGCCGGCTATCAATTCGTCAATCACAGTCATCGGCTTCAGCTTCTCCGGCCGTGGACAAAATGCCGCGCTTGGTATTCCCAGTTTCAAGGACTGGTCCGAACGCGGGGAGGGTCAGTCAGCGCAGGATGAAGTCACTATGGCGAACCGTGTCCTGAGCAAAAATACGGATGGAAGTATCTTCGCCGTCAATCCACCGCCAGTTGATGGACTTGGTGAGACAGGTGGGTTTGCCTTGCGCCTTCAGGACAGAGGAGGAGTTGGTCGCGAAAAACTCTCGGCCGCTTTGGGCATGGTGCTCGCCCAGGCCAATGCTTCACCAGTCATAGCCTATGCAAGACCGCAGGGATTGCCCGACGCCCCTCAGGTCAAATTGAAAATCGACAGAGAAAAGGCCGAAACCCTCGGTGTCAGTTTCTCAGACATAAAAACAGTTCTCTCCAGTGCCTATGGTTCCAGCATGGTTGCTGACTATGTTGATACAGGACGTGTACAACGCGTGGTGGTCCAAGCGAGTGGAGAAAGCAGACAAAGCCCTGAAAGCCTCAACAATCTCTACGTACCGAATGAAACAGGAGAACAGGTTCCCCTGATGTCCCTGATTAACCTCAAGTGGGAAGTCGGCCCTGTGCAAATCGTCCGGTACAATGGATACAATGCATTCAAGATCATGGGAGATGCCGCACCAGGATACAGCTCAGGTGAGGTCATGGCAGAGATGGAAAGGATCATGGAGAACCTTCCCCAAGGGGTAGGCTATGAATGGACCGGGCTTTCCTACCAGGAACAATTCGCAGGAGCACAGGCTCCAAAATTGTTTTCGCTGGCCCTTGTCGTGGTCTTTCTCTTGCTCGTCGCTCTTTATGAGAACTGGGCAATCCCGATGTCCGTCATGCTCATCGTCCCCATCGGGGCATTGGGAGCTGTGGCAGCGGTCACTGTCATGAACATGTCCAATGATGTGTACTTCAAGGTGGGACTGATCACTATCATTGGTTTGGCGGCCAAGAATGCCATTTTGATTGTCGAAGTCGCTAAACAGTACTACGCAGAAGGATTCTCCCTCCAGGAATCTGCCGTCAAAAGCGCCCGCCTGCGCTTTCGGCCTATTATCATGACTTCCATGGCTTTCATACTCGGCGTCATTCCCCTGGCTGTCGCCAGTGGCGCAGGTGCCGCGAGTCAGCAGGCCATTGGGACCGGAGTTATTGGTGGAATGCTCAGCGCCACAGTGCTTGGCATTCTCTTTGCCCCCGTGTTTTTTGTCTGGGTTCTTTCCGGCGTACAATTCCTGAATAAAAGGAAAAATACGAAACAGGAACCCGCTCAAGTGACAAAGCATGACTGAGAGCTTCCCAGCATCAACTCACAACGGGCCGCACGCTCGGGCATTTGAAATCATTGGCAGATTCGAAACAGAGTCTGTATGGTTGAGTGAGGAGCACCAAAGAGGAGAACGAACATGAATGTGCATGTTTTACTTGTCGAGGACGACTTTGACCTCGCAGCCTCAATGATTGAGTATCTGGAATTGGAAAACATCATATGTGACCATGCCTCAAATGGAGTGCATGGTGTCCAGCTTGCCAGGGAAAATCAATACGATGTGCTCCTGCTCGATATAATGCTTCCTCTGATGGATGGCTACGGAGTCTGTGAAGTCGTCCGCCGTGAAGGCTCGGATATCCCCATACTCATGCTGACAGCTCGCGACACCTTGGATGACAAAATCGCAGGATTCGCTGCCGGGACTGACGACTATCTGGTCAAGCCGTTCGCCATGAAGGAATTGCTCTTCCGCATCCGCGCGTTGGCCAAACGGCGAAGCAGCCAACCCCGGCGGTATGTCATCGACGATCTGGAGGTTAACACGGAAACACGCCAGGCTCGCCGTGGCGATATCGAGTTGCACTTAGCACCCAAAGAGTGGGATTTACTGGCATATATGGCCAAGGTAAGCCCGGAAGTGGCTGTACGCGAACAGATGATTCGCGCTGTTTGGGGAGAAACTCCTCCCGAGAGCAACAGCCTCAAAGTGCATATGCATAAATTGCGAGAAAAAGTGGATAAACCCTTTTCCACATCTCTCATCCAGACTATCCCCGGAGTGGGTTTTGTTCTCAGACACCAAACTGATGCATAGCAACAGCCTCAGGCGGTTCATCATCATCGCTGTGGCGGTGACATGTACAATTCTTGTTGTCTCATACTCTTTTCTGCTTCGCTTCTACCTGACTCGTGGCCTGCATATTGACTCGGAATTTCGCCTCGAAGCGGAAGCGAGGCAGTATCTCGATAAATGGACGATCACCCCAACAACCCCACTTCCCAAAACAGCGACCATTACCGCCTACCTCGGCTATGAGATGCTTCCATCAGATATTCGGGCAGCCTGCCCCAAGGAAAAGCTGGTGCCCGGAGACTTCATGCCACTGGAGCTTGACCGCCCATTCTATCACATCCATACCATACTACGTCCGGACGGACGTGTGGTCTATTTCATATTCAAATTCGACAAGGATCAAAAGCCGACACCTTCCAGCAAACAATTTTTCACATTCTACTTTCATCTTCCCATCGTTATCGGAGTCATCACCATCAGCCTGATCATCTTGCTGGCTGCATATCTCCTCAAACGACTGGCTCATCCGGTAGAAAATCTGCGGAACTGGGCAATGCAACTGGAAATGGAGAACCTGGAGGACG comes from the Pseudodesulfovibrio piezophilus C1TLV30 genome and includes:
- a CDS encoding response regulator transcription factor, whose protein sequence is MNVHVLLVEDDFDLAASMIEYLELENIICDHASNGVHGVQLARENQYDVLLLDIMLPLMDGYGVCEVVRREGSDIPILMLTARDTLDDKIAGFAAGTDDYLVKPFAMKELLFRIRALAKRRSSQPRRYVIDDLEVNTETRQARRGDIELHLAPKEWDLLAYMAKVSPEVAVREQMIRAVWGETPPESNSLKVHMHKLREKVDKPFSTSLIQTIPGVGFVLRHQTDA
- a CDS encoding multidrug efflux RND transporter permease subunit; translation: MSRFFIERPNFAWVIAIFITMAGILAIPTMAMEKYPQVAPPQISISATYPGASATTMNDSVVSLIEEELNGAKGLLYYESTSSSTGSASISVTFKPGTDPDMAQVDVQNRIKKAESRLPQEVTDQGLEVEQANSGFLMVYTLKYKETGDNDDPQRLADIMARNVNNEVRRVDGVGTLQFFASESAMRVWVDPQKLLSYDLSITDVNNAIAAQNVQVPAGSFGGRPVASEQEIMATFTVQGMLETPEEFGRILLRGNIGGSSVHLSDVARIEIGPESYNIVSRLDGIPTAAAAVQLAPGANALDTVLRVRARLDELSKTLPEDVEFSIPFDSSKFVDAAIEKVVHTLIEAVVLVFLVMFLFLQNFRYTLIPSIVVPVCVLGTFGVMSVLGFSINMMTMFGMVLAIGILVDDAIVVVENVERIMSTEGLPPKEATIKAMGQISGAIIGITLVLSAVFFPLAFMSGSVGVIYRQFAISVATSILISGFLALTMTPALCATILKPVSKGHHEAQAGFFGWFNHLFDRLGKRYEWITGKLVSRTARCMVIYAALLTALGFAYLNLPESFVPAEDQGNMYVTVQLPPGATYSRTLSVTEGIESYLKSRPAINSSITVIGFSFSGRGQNAALGIPSFKDWSERGEGQSAQDEVTMANRVLSKNTDGSIFAVNPPPVDGLGETGGFALRLQDRGGVGREKLSAALGMVLAQANASPVIAYARPQGLPDAPQVKLKIDREKAETLGVSFSDIKTVLSSAYGSSMVADYVDTGRVQRVVVQASGESRQSPESLNNLYVPNETGEQVPLMSLINLKWEVGPVQIVRYNGYNAFKIMGDAAPGYSSGEVMAEMERIMENLPQGVGYEWTGLSYQEQFAGAQAPKLFSLALVVVFLLLVALYENWAIPMSVMLIVPIGALGAVAAVTVMNMSNDVYFKVGLITIIGLAAKNAILIVEVAKQYYAEGFSLQESAVKSARLRFRPIIMTSMAFILGVIPLAVASGAGAASQQAIGTGVIGGMLSATVLGILFAPVFFVWVLSGVQFLNKRKNTKQEPAQVTKHD